The genomic segment GCCATCAAGAGCAATAAGGGGCCTACATCCCTCTCTAAATCCCTTTTTCATTGGTCCCAAACAGCAGTAAAATCTCATGAATCTGGGATTACTTTCAGGATCAGCTCTTGGTGAATACTTGATGTCTATGGTGGTGTCAGGGTGAGTTTTTTGTAGTTCTGCTGCATACCTCCCAACATCAATATACTGCTGAGATGCTGACCCTTTGATAGCAGCCTTAGCCATTGCAAGTGCTTTGTAACCTTTGTTTCTTGTGATCTCGCAACTATATTGCTCATCTATACTCTGTAACAATTGCCTAACAGGCATGTTCATGTTGGATCTAACAGACTCTTCAAACTTGTCTGCTACCCAATTGGATGTCATGTTTTTGTTTCTCCAAGCATGGCTGCAATTGGTGTGGACATCGTAAATTGTTTTAACTACAAAGTCTTCAGTACCCAAAGCAGGAACGTGGCTAGCATAAATGTACCACTTACACGGATCTGCACATTTAGGTCTCATTCTTGTTTTGTCACTTGTATACATGTATACAGGTCTTCCACTTATAATTGCATAATTTCTGAGAGCATCTCTGAACTGTTTTTTGGTTCCAAATTTTTGTCCAACATGAAAATGGGGATCTGTTCCATCTCTGCTAGCATTGAAACTAGTGTATCTCACAGGAACATCTTCATCTTCTGAATCTGGATCACTATTTAATTCCCCTTCCACAATATCATCCAATAGTGGGTTGTGTTCAGCTTCAGTTTCAGGACCAGCTTCTGTTTCAGCTTCAGTTGCTGCACCTTCTCTATTTTCACATGCTTCAGCTTCAGTTGCTGCCCCAGTTTCTGTTACAGGTTCAGTTGCTGCACCTTCTCTATTTTCACATGCTTCAGCTTCAGTTGCTGCCCCAGTTTCTGTTACAGGTTCAGTTGCTGCACCTTCATTTGTTGCACCTTCACCTACTGCACCTCCATTTGATGCACCTTGACCTGCTGCCCCTCCATTTGATGCACCTTCAGTTGCAGCACCATTATTTGATACACCTTCATTTGCTACACCTCCTTTTCTAACTCTTTTTGTAGCACCACAAACGGCCTCCGACGTACGAGATTTTCTCCTATCTCTGTTTCTTCTATTCCTGGAACTGTCATTGTCCCTCCTATTCTGACTTGATGGAGTTGGGTCATTATCAACTTGGCTATGCATTTGTGGCTCGGACTCCTGTGTATTGTTGTTGGCCTGTTCACATCTCCTAGAAGAATTTTGGTATGCATCTTCATCTTCACCAGCATGGTCATGTGTCCACTCTAAAGCTGCAACTGATCTACTAGCTTGGACTCCTTTTCGTTGTCTACGAGGTATTGCTGCCTGTTGTGTAAGAATTTCACCATCATCCAAGATCTCCTCTATTACCACTGAACTCTTTGTCTGTGATAACTGTTCcaattcctttttcttcttccactcATATATTTCCTCAACTGTTAAATGATGACAGTATACTTCCATCAACTTGTACTCATTAACCCAACCACAGAATTGCATAATGTCTTCATCCGTTTGAAGTTCCATCAGTCCATGGTTCAAATCCCCTCTAGGGTCAATGTAATAATATAACATAGTATCGTTGTGCCCACACTTTtccaccattttatttatttcatgaaTCGACATAAAATCAGCATGGCAAAGATCGAAATAATCAATCTCTCCACCCACATAACTCTTGTATTTCTCTCCCTCAATTTTACCGTCGTGGTGGAGTTTAATCGAAAATGCAGGTATATCAGGAACTGCAACAACAACGACAAAGGCAAACAACATGATTCTTGTTAATCAccattttttattgttataCATGCTATTCTTCTTATAAAAATACTTAACCCCCATTTGTTAATTAATCCGAATCAGACAACTGCATTTTGAAaagtttatttttttcattaaattacaagatagaGGGTTCTTGTAGGACCCCTTGCAACCCACTTATACGACAAAAAGCGAAGTCAATCGTTCTTATGTCATTTTCTAAACAACTGGATCACTTCAGCAAACCCTAAACCCAATAAAAACTCTCACTAAATACTTCTTTATACTCAAAACACAAACAACACCATTAATCAAGCAAAATGTGTACGGATTGTAATATTTCTTACCGTATAATGTGTACGGATCAATGAATTCATCCCTTTGCCTTTTCACCCATTTCCCTGCCATCGATGATCGATTCTTCACAGCTAATCTTCGTCTTTTGCCGGTTCTTTGAGTCTTGTCACTGATTACTGTGAGAAGAATGGATCAATTTTGATACTTTTCACTGTCATTGTCCACATTCCCAAAAATTTTACCAACATCCCAAAGCCCCACAGTTAAACCTTTCACTTACCAGATGAAACTCTTCCCACTAAGGCTGTGCAGACGAATTTGCCCCTCAAAAAGTAGATTTCCGTCTCTCCTGACGGCACAAATACACGGAGTGACCAAAACGGTACATATTTACTAGTTCAGTGACATTTCGcgctaataaaaaagtttagtgaccaaAACCGGCACTTTgaaatagtttagtgacatttcgcgcaattcgctcaaaaaaaaaagaacatactacaagatgttttcagtaagtttggaactaCTACAGacgggatgcatgcatttcggaaaacaacttcagtaagtttgaaagggaagttgttttccataagatgagggaaaatattttacataggaaaatgttttcagtaacttttgtgcaaccaaacacgggaaattaggaaaatattttcccggaaaacattttcacctgaaacaaacggaccctaagAGAAAACTAGACTGAAGAAATGGAAAGGGAAAACGTCCGGagaagaaaacagaaaagaaggtaaaaagGGGATATGACGCCTTGAAACCCTCGAGTTAACCATAGAATGCACCATCTAAGGAGACAAAACACACATTGATATATTAGTGGTACCAATCCTAAGTGCTAAACAGGGAGCATAGAATTATGGAACAGGCTAGGCAAGTGAGTTTTTGTGCCAGTTTCTTTCTGTTAGCATCATTAACCAAATACAGCAAGGAAAGGATGCCGACAATGGATGAAGCTCCCACAATCCAGGCAGcccagcaatccaaacaaacgt from the Coffea arabica cultivar ET-39 chromosome 11e, Coffea Arabica ET-39 HiFi, whole genome shotgun sequence genome contains:
- the LOC113717873 gene encoding uncharacterized protein, coding for MAGKWVKRQRDEFIDPYTLYVPDIPAFSIKLHHDGKIEGEKYKSYVGGEIDYFDLCHADFMSIHEINKMVEKCGHNDTMLYYYIDPRGDLNHGLMELQTDEDIMQFCGWVNEYKLMEVYCHHLTVEEIYEWKKKKELEQLSQTKSSVVIEEILDDGEILTQQAAIPRRQRKGVQASRSVAALEWTHDHAGEDEDAYQNSSRRCEQANNNTQESEPQMHSQVDNDPTPSSQNRRDNDSSRNRRNRDRRKSRTSEAVCGATKRVRKGGVANEGVSNNGAATEGASNGGAAGQGASNGGAVGEGATNEGAATEPVTETGAATEAEACENREGAATEPVTETGAATEAEACENREGAATEAETEAGPETEAEHNPLLDDIVEGELNSDPDSEDEDVPVRYTSFNASRDGTDPHFHVGQKFGTKKQFRDALRNYAIISGRPVYMYTSDKTRMRPKCADPCKWYIYASHVPALGTEDFVVKTIYDVHTNCSHAWRNKNMTSNWVADKFEESVRSNMNMPVRQLLQSIDEQYSCEITRNKGYKALAMAKAAIKGSASQQYIDVGRYAAELQKTHPDTTIDIKYSPRADPESNPRFMRFYCCLGPMKKGFREGCRPLIALDGCHTKGAYPGQLLIAIGADPNNGWWPLAWAVVEKEAREQWLWFLSLLIGDLEIPATSSEYTFISDQQKGLDSALLELLPEAGHRYCVQHMYKNFKKKHPGEVLKEKFWSIAAASTVEFYEAALEELRAYDQQAHAWVKRAAPPHHWCKAFFPLHVKSDMLVNNLSETFNSHILNARELPVIGMVEWIREFVMERISNRVCWMRKCSGPVGPAIKALIEEREKFSRKWKPISNGKGGYQVRGPKGEQFAVYLRDRTCTCRLWQISGLPCCHAISAILKIGRNPNDYADQCYSRDLFFQIYENVLYPISGKSLWPQSDIPILDPPLACVQPGRPKKARRKGSSENRSGVHVGTNNVQKFKKHVIMHCRRCGQAGHNAATCKSVPENNGGEGCSQPAPTPKHARKSKGTNNGSSTTHGANSQEPDFAHVEVQGYSSSCVNSQPHGAEEQTTSHNDIGSHAERNAQAASSSTKKQQIRKTKTHVRRVRPVNDTDQSTTAANKQPLHSKRKLSEIDKIRINTNYEYLGKEPPFKIGRWAGTSRSSRSRSGRSD